CTCGTCGGCCGGATGATCTTCAACGTGTGCGCGATGATGCTGGCGTTGTACGCGATCCGCTTCCTGTGGGTCTGGCTGCTGCGCTGGATCGCGAGCCGCCGCGCCGCGCGCCACGGCCTCGCGGGCACGATGGCCGGCGTGCGCACGATCGCGGTGATGACGGTGGGCGGCGTACGCGGCGCGGTCACGCTCGCGGGCGTGCTGTCGATCCCCGTCGCGCTGTCGGACGGTGCGCCGCTGCCCGGGCGCGACACCGCGATCTTCATCGCGTCGGCGGTGATCCTCGGTTCGCTGATCGTCGCGGTAATCGGCCTGCCGTTGCTGCTGCGCGGCGTGCGCTCGACGCGCAACCCGCTCGCCGACGAGGAGCGCACCGCGCGCGCGGCCGCCGCGCAGGCTGCGATCCGCGCGATCGACTCGTCACACGACGCGATCTCGGCCGATCTCGACGAGTCGGGCGCCGCACGTTGCGCGGACATCTCGGCACGCGTGATGGACCAGTATCGCCGCCGCCTGGCCGCGCTCGCCGAGGACGGCCCGACGCCACGCGCCGAAGCCAAGCAGACCGAAACGATGGAACTGCAGATGCGAATCGCGGCGGTGCGCGCGGAACGTTCGGTGTTGTACCGGCTGCGCAGCGAAAGCAAGATTTCCGACGAGACGCTGACGAAGCTGATCCGCGAGATCGATCTGTCGGAAACGGCGCTGTCGACGCGCAAGAAAGGAATCGTCTAGCCCGATGTCGAAGTGTCCCCTCGCTGCACGGCCGCGCTCGACAAAGGGTGGCCGCGTCGAGTCGGGTCGTGCCGGCGCGATGCCGGATTTCGCTGCCGGCTGCTTGACGGCCACCAAATAAAAACGGCGACGCGCAAGCGTCGCCGTTTGCACATCCGCGCGCGTTCGCGTTACTTCGCGACCACGACCGGGATTCCCTTCAGCATCCCCGCGCCCTTCATCTCGTCGAGCGCATGCTGCACGGCCGCGCTTGTCGCGGCATCGATGCCAAGTTGCAGCGCGAGCTCGCGCTCCGCACGCTTCACGCCCGCGAGGTTGCGCACCTTCACGTGACCGAAGCCGCGCACGCGGGCGTGCAGGTCGGCCAGTTGCGCGACCTGCGCCGCATTGGAGGCAGTCGTCGCGGCGAGCGCGCGCGTGAGCGTCGTCTCGTAGTCGTCCGCGAGCGCGCGCTCCATCCTGCGCTCGACCGTGCGGCCGAACGGATCGAGCCACGTGCCGCGCAGGCCGCGCACGCGCGCGAGCGTGCCGAGCACCGGCCACATCCACTGGCCGAACACGCGCTTCTTCGGCACGCTGCCGTCGCGCCCCGCCTTCGCGACGGTCGGCGGCGCCAGGTTGAACTTCACGCGATAGTCCTGCCCCGGCACGCCTTCGAACTGCGCTTCGAGCGCCGAGCGGAACGCACCGTCCGCATACAGTCGCGCGACCTCGTATTCGTCCTTCACTGCCAGCAGCCGGTAGAACGTCGTCGCGACGGCCCGCGTCAGCGCATCGTCACCCTTCGCTCGCGCCGCGCTCACCAGCGCGCGGTAGCGCTCGACGTAACGCGCGCCGCCGTATGCATCGAGGCGCGCTTCGCGATCGGCGATCAGCTCGTCGAGCGTCTCCGGCGCGGCGTGGGCGGCCACCGCATGACGCGCGTTCCACAACGCATCGAGGCCCGCCGCGTCGCCGGCCGCCATCCGGCCGATCGCGAACGCGAGCTTGTTCATCGGCACCGCGACGTTGTTCAGCTCGATCGCGCGCATCATCGCGGCGAGCGACACCGGCACGAGGCCGAGCTGCCATGCATAGCCGAGCATCAGGATGTTCGCGCCGATCGAATCGCCGAGGAATTTCGCGGCGAGCGCCTGCGCGTCGCAGCTCGACAGGTAGCCTTCACCGGCCGCATGGTGCATTTTTTCGAGCAGCGCGTCCGCGTGCAGGTTCGCGTCGGGGTTCTGCACGAACGACGCGTTCGGAATCCGGTGCGTGTTGACGACGATCCGCGTGCGCTCGTGGCGCACCGTCTGCAGCGCCTCGGCGCTCGCGCCGACGACCATGTCGCACGCAAGCAGCACGTCGGCCTGCTGCGTGTCGATGCGCACCTGGTTCAGCCACCGGTCGCTCGACGCGATCCGCACGAACGACAGCACCGAGCCGCCCTTCTGCGCGAAGCCCATGAAGTCGAGCACCGACGCGCTCTTGCCTTCGAGGTGCGCGGCCATGCTGATCAGCGCGCCGACCGTCACGACGCCCGTGCCGCCCACGCCCGTCACGAGCATGTCGTACGGCGCCGCGTCGAGATGCGTCGCGGGCACCGGCAGCGCGTCGACGCGCACGGCGAGCGCCGCCTCGTCGAACGCCGCGCCCGCGGCCTTTTTCAGCGCCGCGCCTTCGACCGTCACGAAGCTCGGGCAAAAGCCGTTCACGCACGAGTAGTCCTTGTTGCACGACGATTGGTCGATGCGGCGCTTGCGGCCCAGCGGCGTCTCGAGCGGCTCGACCGACAGGCAGTTCGACTGCACGCCGCAGTCGCCGCAGCCTTCGCACACCGCGTCGTTGATGAACAGGCGCTTGTCCGGGTCGGGGAACTCGCCCTTCTTGCGGCGGCGACGCTTTTCGGCCGCGCAGGTCTGGTCGTAGATCAGCACGGTGACGCCCGGCGTCTCGCGCAGCTCGCGCTGCACCGCGTCGAGTTCGCTGCGGTGATGGAACGTCGTGCCCTTCGGAAACAGGCCGTGATGACCGTCGTACTTCTCCGGTTCGTCGGACACCACGACGAAGCGCGACACGCCTTCCGCCTCGACCTGCCGTGCGATCTGCGGCACCGAGATGCTGCCGTCGACCGGCTGGCCGCCCGTCATCGCGACCGCATCGTTGTAGAGAATCTTGTACGTGATGTTCGCCTTCGCGGCGACCGCCTGGCGGATCGCGAGGATGCCCGAGTGGAAGTAAGTGCCGTCGCCCAGGTTCTGGAACACGTGCTTCGTGTTGGTGAACATCGCGTGCGCGGCCCAGTCGACGCCCTCGCCGCCCATCTGGATCAGGCCCGTCGTGTCGCGCTCCATCCACGATGCCATGAAGTGGCAGCCGATGCCGGCCTGCGCGATCGAGCCTTCCGGCACCTTCGTCGACGTGTTGTGCGGGCAGCCCGAGCAGAAGTACGGCGTGCGCTTCACCGCGTCCGCTTCGTTCGACAGGATCTGCGGCGCAACGAGATCGACGACGCGCTCGCGGCGATCGAGCGCCGGCTTGTGTCGCGCGAGCCAGGTGGCGAACACCGGCAGAATGCGCGACGGGCGCAGCTCGCCGAGTTCGGACAGCAGGCACGCGCCTTCGGCGTCGTGCTTGCCGAGCACGCGCGGGCGCGCGCCGTCCGCGCGGTTGTACAGGTAGTCCTTGATCTGCTGCTCGATCACCGGGCCCTTCTCTTCGATCACGAGCACTTCCGACAGGCCGTCGACGAAGGTTTCGATCCGGGTCATCTCGAGCGGATACGACAGGCCGACCTTGTAGATCCGCACGCCGGCCGCTTCCAGGTCGGCGACGGTGAGATCGAGCCGGCGCAGCGCTTCCATCAGGTCGAGGTGCGCCTTGCCGCACGTGACGATGCCGACGTTCGCGTGCGCACTCGGCGCGATCCACTTGTCGATGCTGTTGGTGCGCGCGAAGTGGCGCACCGCGTCGAGCTTCGCCGCGAGGCGCGCCTCGATCGTGAGGCTCGGCAGGTCGGGCCAGCGATTGTGCAGACCGCCCGCCGGCGGCGTGAAGCCCGCCGGCGCCGGCCATTGCGTCTGCAGCGCGTCGAGATCGACGGTCGAGCCCGATTCGACGGTCTCCGAGATCGCCTTGAAGCCGACCCACGCACCCGAGAAGCGCGACAGCGCCCAGCCGTACAGGCCGAACTCGAGCATGTCGGCGATGTTCGACGGGTTCACGACCGGCATGTGCCACGCGATCATTGCGAAGTCGCTCTGGTGCGGCATCGACGACGACACGCAGCCGTGGTCGTCGCCCGCCACCACCAGCACGCCGCCGTGCGGCGACGAGCCATATGCGTTGCCGTGCTTCAGCGCGTCGCCGGCGCGGTCGACGCCGGGGCCCTTGCCGTACCACATCGCATACACGCCATCGACCGTGCGTTCGGGGTCGGCTTCGACGCGCTGCGTCCCGAGCACGGCCGTGCCGCCGAGTTCCTCGTTGATCGCGGGCAGGAAGCGCACGCTGCTGCCGTCGAGCAGTTTCTTCGCCTTCCACAGCTGCTGGTCGACCATCCCGAGCGGCGAGCCGCGGTAGCCGCTGACGAAGCCGGCCGTGTTCAGGCCCTGCGCGGTGTCGGACGCGCGCTGCATCAGCAGCAGGCGCACCAGCGCCTGCGTGCCGGTCAGGAAGATCCGGCCGCGCGTGGCGGTCAGGTTGTCGGTCAGGCGGTAGTCGGATAGCGCGGGCGTGCCGTCGACGGGCAGTCGGGCGGTCATGGGGATGTCTCCTGATAGTGTGTTCTGGGCCGCGCACCGGGGCGTCAGGCGACGCCGGCCGGGGGCGGCTGGACGACTCTATTTTTTCGCGGGAAGGGGAGAAATATTTTTCTCATCTTGCTCGGGCGGGTTCAGATTGAGAAAAACCGCTCAGGTTTTGGTCGGAAATTGAGAGAGTTTTCGCGCGGCGTGGCGGATGGCTTTTGGACGCATATCGGACCGGGCGAAGCCGTTGCCTCGAAAACGCGCGGATATGCGGGAGGCAAACCGCAGGCGTGGCTGCAAGCGCTCGCGGGCCGCGGGGCAAGGGTTCGCGCGGAGCAACGGGCGCATGCTCACCCATCGGATGCACAGCGTTCGGATTGGTCGTGAATGCGGGATGTCCACAACGCCGGGGCCGCCGGCGAAGCGGGCGCGCGCTCACCGGTCGATTGCACAGGGTTTCGAGTCGCGTCGGAGGCCGGATGTCCACACCTCGATCAGCCCTCGATTCGACCGGATGGCGACGCTCACCATTGAAATCCACAGCAAGACGAGTCGATGTCGGCGCGAGATATCCACATCGCCGGATTCCTGTCCGGCCGCTACGACGATCGCCCTCACCGGTCGATGCACAGATTTGCGAGTCGATTCGACGGCGCGATATCCACACCGCCGTCCTCCGGTGCGTCGCCCCGGAGCGGCTCTCCGGTCGCCGCGGCAATGCAAGCGCAAGTTCGGCGGGCGCGTCCCGCGTGCCGGCTCCACGCGGATGGGCGTCCCTGCGCCAGCAGTGGCGCGGCGCTGGCGTTCATCGGTACCCGCGTTAGCGCAGCCGAACGAGGCGCAGGTGTGCGTTGGAGATCGCCACCACCAGACACTAAAAACCCTGTGAATTTCGATGGTGAGCACCGGCACGCGCTCGAACGAGGATACCGATTCGGGTGTGGACAGCCCAACCCGCGACAACTCGAAACACTGTGAAATTCAACGGTGAGCGGCGACCCTCGATCAAACGAGCGTGCCGATTCCGGTGTGAACAACCCGACCCACGACAACTCGGAACACTGTGAATTCCGACGGTGAGCAGCGGCATCGCGATCAAACGAGACCGCCGATTCCGGTGTGAACAACCCGACCCACGACAACTCGGAACGCCGTGAATTCCGACGGTGAGCAGCGGCATCGCGATCAAACGAGACCGCCGATTCCGGTGTGAACAACCCGACCCACGACGACTCGGAACACTGTGAATTCCGACGGTGAGCAGCGGCATCGCGATCAAACGAGACCGCCGATTCCGGTGTGAACAACCCGACCCACGACAACTCGGAACGCTGTGAATTCCGACGGTGAGCAGCGGCATCGCGATCAAACGAGACCGCCGATTCCGTGTGAACAACCCGATCCACGACGACTCGAAACACTGTGAACCCCAACGGTGAGCACGGCATCGCTATCGAACCAGGACGCCGACAAGGATGTGGATAGCCCGCCCCACAAGCACTCGAGATGCTGTGAAATTCAACGGTGAGCGGCGGCACGGTATTGCACGCAGTCGCCGATTCAGGCGGTGCCCGCAACCCCGCCGAGGCCCCTGGATCCAGGCTCGCACCGACGCGGCCGAGCAGCACGCGTTGACCCTCACCGCTGAAATGCACAGCAAGCCGACTAGGCTCGACGACCGGATATCCACATCGCGGCGCACACCCGAATGAAACGCACGATCGCGAGTGCGGTTAGAATGCGCGACCCTCGAAGCCGCGATCGACGATCACGACCGGGCGAGCAAGCCGACGTTCACCATCGAAATACACAGCGCTCCAAGTGAATCCGGCGGCAGGATATCCACACCGCGATACGCATGCTGACCTGTCGCGGATCGGCGCACGCCGTTAGAATGCGCGGCGGTCCGGATTTCGCTCGACACACGGAAGTCCACACCAGCCAAGCCTCACGGGCAATCGGCCGACGGCGCTCACCGTTCGATGGCACAGCTTTTTTCGTCCTCGGGAACGCGGTTGTCCACACCCCGCATCGCGCGCCTGGTCGCACGAGGTCGCACTCACCGGTGAAATGCACAGCGCGCAGAGTGGTTCCGGGGCCGGGATATCCACAACCGGCCTGGCGCGAAAATTTACCGCCGGCGCATCGGCAACGTCGGTTCATGTCGCTGCCCGCGATCGGCGTCAAATGCCGGAAAGCCCCGCAAATTGCGGCCTCCAGGCACACGCTCACCGTTCGAATCCACAGCATTTCGAGTGGGCGGCGCGGCCGGTTGTCCACATTCTGCGCAGCGGGCGGCGCCCGCGAACGCGCTCACTCGGCAATCGAACGGATGATCCGCGCCGGGTTTCCGCCGACCAGCGTATTCGCCGGAACGTCGCGCGTCACGACGGCACCCGCGCCGACCACCGAGTTGTCGCCAACCGTCACACCGCCGATGATCGTCGCGCCCGCGCCGATCCACACGTTGCGCCCGATCGTGATCGGCCGGGCGACGACGGCGTCGCGTCGGCGGGACGGCTCGACCGGATGGCCCGACGTGATGAGGCTGACGTTCGGGCCGATCATCACGTCGTCGCCGATGTAGAGGCCGCCGAGGTCGTAGAACGTGCAGTTCTGATTGACGAACACGTTGCGGCCGATCTGCGTGTCGGCGCCGCCCGTCGCATAGAACGGCGGGATCAGCAGGAAGCCGTCGTCCATCGGCTTGCCGATCAGTTCTCCGAACAACGCCCGGACTTCGTCCGCATCGTCGAACGTCAGACGGTTGAGCCGCGCGGTGATCGCCATCGTCCGCTTGAGCTCCGCACGCATCGCGGCCGATTCCGGCGTGCGTCGGGCAATGATCGTGGTGCGATCGTCGTTCGTCATTCGTTGCTGTTCTCCGTGCGATCGGACTGGCTCGCTGCGCATCACGCAGCGCCTGACTCGTCGAATGCGCTTCGCCTGGCCTTGAGTCCGATCATTCGGCCGACCCGCGCGAAGGACCGGTTTTCGTGTTTTGCGCCCCGTCGACGAACATCGTCCAGGCTCGCGTGATCAACCCGCCGGCGCGGCGGCTGCAAAGCACTCGGAGCAATGTGGTCGCGGCCACGTCGGTGGGGCATTCGTACATCAGCTCACAACTAGTAAATCAATAACTAGTCATTTCATGAACGTTAGCAGCACCGGGCTTTGCGGGAAATTCGTTACCCGGCTTCCATCGTCCGCCCCTGTCCGAACCTTTCCCGCTCGGGTACGCTTGAGCATCCACCGAACCGACACGCACACCGATACGCGGAGGCGCGATGAAGCTCTACTACTGGCCGAAAACCCGGGCATTCCGGGCGCTGTGGATGCTGGAGGAAATCGGCGCCGTCTACGAGCTCGTGCCGATCGACCTGCGTTCTCACGAACAGGGCAGCGACGCGTTCGTCCAGGTCAATCCGATGGCCAAGCTGCCCGCGCTCGACGACGGCAGCGAACCGTTCGCCGAATCCGGCGCCGTGCTGCTCTATCTCGCCGATCGCTGCCCGGGCGCCGGGCTCGGCATCGCGCCGGACGATCCGCTGCGCGGCCGCTTCCTGCAATGGATGTTCTTCACGCCCAGCTGCCTCGAACCCGCGATGGCCGAGAA
The sequence above is a segment of the Burkholderia diffusa genome. Coding sequences within it:
- a CDS encoding sugar O-acetyltransferase, whose amino-acid sequence is MTNDDRTTIIARRTPESAAMRAELKRTMAITARLNRLTFDDADEVRALFGELIGKPMDDGFLLIPPFYATGGADTQIGRNVFVNQNCTFYDLGGLYIGDDVMIGPNVSLITSGHPVEPSRRRDAVVARPITIGRNVWIGAGATIIGGVTVGDNSVVGAGAVVTRDVPANTLVGGNPARIIRSIAE
- a CDS encoding indolepyruvate ferredoxin oxidoreductase family protein — its product is MTARLPVDGTPALSDYRLTDNLTATRGRIFLTGTQALVRLLLMQRASDTAQGLNTAGFVSGYRGSPLGMVDQQLWKAKKLLDGSSVRFLPAINEELGGTAVLGTQRVEADPERTVDGVYAMWYGKGPGVDRAGDALKHGNAYGSSPHGGVLVVAGDDHGCVSSSMPHQSDFAMIAWHMPVVNPSNIADMLEFGLYGWALSRFSGAWVGFKAISETVESGSTVDLDALQTQWPAPAGFTPPAGGLHNRWPDLPSLTIEARLAAKLDAVRHFARTNSIDKWIAPSAHANVGIVTCGKAHLDLMEALRRLDLTVADLEAAGVRIYKVGLSYPLEMTRIETFVDGLSEVLVIEEKGPVIEQQIKDYLYNRADGARPRVLGKHDAEGACLLSELGELRPSRILPVFATWLARHKPALDRRERVVDLVAPQILSNEADAVKRTPYFCSGCPHNTSTKVPEGSIAQAGIGCHFMASWMERDTTGLIQMGGEGVDWAAHAMFTNTKHVFQNLGDGTYFHSGILAIRQAVAAKANITYKILYNDAVAMTGGQPVDGSISVPQIARQVEAEGVSRFVVVSDEPEKYDGHHGLFPKGTTFHHRSELDAVQRELRETPGVTVLIYDQTCAAEKRRRRKKGEFPDPDKRLFINDAVCEGCGDCGVQSNCLSVEPLETPLGRKRRIDQSSCNKDYSCVNGFCPSFVTVEGAALKKAAGAAFDEAALAVRVDALPVPATHLDAAPYDMLVTGVGGTGVVTVGALISMAAHLEGKSASVLDFMGFAQKGGSVLSFVRIASSDRWLNQVRIDTQQADVLLACDMVVGASAEALQTVRHERTRIVVNTHRIPNASFVQNPDANLHADALLEKMHHAAGEGYLSSCDAQALAAKFLGDSIGANILMLGYAWQLGLVPVSLAAMMRAIELNNVAVPMNKLAFAIGRMAAGDAAGLDALWNARHAVAAHAAPETLDELIADREARLDAYGGARYVERYRALVSAARAKGDDALTRAVATTFYRLLAVKDEYEVARLYADGAFRSALEAQFEGVPGQDYRVKFNLAPPTVAKAGRDGSVPKKRVFGQWMWPVLGTLARVRGLRGTWLDPFGRTVERRMERALADDYETTLTRALAATTASNAAQVAQLADLHARVRGFGHVKVRNLAGVKRAERELALQLGIDAATSAAVQHALDEMKGAGMLKGIPVVVAK
- a CDS encoding glutathione S-transferase family protein, which produces MKLYYWPKTRAFRALWMLEEIGAVYELVPIDLRSHEQGSDAFVQVNPMAKLPALDDGSEPFAESGAVLLYLADRCPGAGLGIAPDDPLRGRFLQWMFFTPSCLEPAMAEKFTGASGNPVAFGWGNISRVQRALAQTLAHSRWLVGDHFTAADLLLASTLKIAFDAHLLPHEGVLGDYVARAEDRDGHRRAVAVEQREAARLLHA